One region of Anaeromyxobacter paludicola genomic DNA includes:
- a CDS encoding ribosome maturation factor RimP codes for MSAIGSESTVEQVRRVVEPVLEADGYELVEVEWQREGGAWVLRLYIDKAGGVTIDDCQAASRTVEPILDVEDVIEPAYALEVSSPGVNRPLRKPKDFERFAGERVHVKTYGPVETAPAAPGVGPRKNWTGTLRGFRDGMVEVDVDGQLHRIPHEKIAKANLEYDFEADLHKKE; via the coding sequence ATGTCCGCCATCGGCTCCGAGTCCACCGTCGAGCAGGTCCGCCGCGTCGTCGAGCCCGTGCTCGAGGCCGACGGCTACGAGCTCGTCGAGGTGGAGTGGCAGCGCGAGGGCGGCGCCTGGGTCCTGCGCCTCTACATCGACAAGGCGGGCGGCGTCACCATCGACGACTGCCAGGCCGCGTCCCGGACCGTGGAGCCCATCCTCGACGTCGAGGACGTCATCGAGCCGGCCTACGCGCTCGAGGTCTCCTCGCCCGGGGTGAACCGGCCGCTGCGGAAGCCGAAGGACTTCGAGCGCTTCGCCGGCGAGCGCGTGCACGTGAAGACCTACGGGCCGGTGGAGACCGCGCCGGCCGCCCCCGGCGTCGGGCCCCGGAAGAACTGGACCGGAACGCTGCGCGGCTTCCGCGACGGGATGGTCGAGGTGGACGTGGACGGACAGCTCCACCGGATCCCGCACGAGAAGATCGCGAAGGCCAACCTCGAGTACGACTTCGAGGCCGACCTGCACAAGAAGGAGTAG
- a CDS encoding OmpA family protein, translating into MTRLALAALLALAAIPATSRAQTAWELGKKAVGGAAVGKLEKELNKRLLAESRKNQCSFKTDSDELAPGCDPKAKRLASALVDAKRRLQSAGVENFKFEVSGHTDTSGSAAHNRELSQRRAERMKKELAAKGVPSGDITAVGVGSERPLVKPDDTPAKKARNRRYEVQVRL; encoded by the coding sequence ATGACCCGCCTCGCCCTCGCCGCCCTGCTCGCCCTCGCCGCGATCCCCGCCACCTCCCGCGCCCAGACCGCCTGGGAGCTCGGCAAGAAGGCGGTCGGCGGCGCGGCCGTCGGGAAGCTGGAGAAGGAGCTCAACAAGCGGCTGCTCGCCGAGAGCCGGAAGAACCAGTGCTCGTTCAAGACCGACTCCGACGAGCTCGCCCCCGGCTGCGACCCCAAGGCGAAGCGGCTCGCCAGCGCGCTCGTGGACGCGAAGAGGCGGCTGCAGTCGGCCGGGGTCGAGAACTTCAAGTTCGAGGTGTCCGGCCACACCGACACCTCGGGCAGCGCCGCCCATAACCGGGAGCTGTCGCAGCGCCGCGCCGAGCGGATGAAGAAGGAGCTCGCCGCGAAGGGCGTTCCGTCCGGCGACATCACCGCCGTCGGGGTCGGGTCGGAGCGGCCGCTGGTGAAGCCCGACGACACGCCCGCCAAGAAGGCGAGGAACCGGCGCTACGAGGTGCAGGTCCGGCTCTAG
- a CDS encoding transglutaminase-like domain-containing protein: protein MSGAPPAGEGEGSAYLRATPVVDWHAPAVLALARELAAGAAGPVEVARRCFEHVRDRLRHSVDAGDEQVTCAASEVLAAGTGLCFAKSHLLVALLRASGLKAGFSYQRLANRNGTFSLHGLAAVDLPGVGWYRLDPRGNKLWLDARFDPPHERLAYAATGPGEWDSRSVWAEPLPEVIAALRAPGSVSDVVAHLPDHPVPPEPARS, encoded by the coding sequence GTGAGCGGCGCGCCGCCGGCCGGGGAGGGGGAGGGCAGCGCCTACCTGCGCGCCACGCCGGTGGTGGACTGGCACGCGCCCGCCGTCCTCGCCCTGGCGCGCGAGCTCGCCGCCGGCGCCGCCGGCCCGGTGGAGGTGGCGCGCCGCTGCTTCGAGCACGTGCGCGACCGGCTCCGGCACAGCGTGGACGCCGGCGACGAGCAGGTGACCTGCGCCGCCTCCGAGGTGCTCGCCGCCGGCACCGGCCTCTGCTTCGCGAAGAGCCACCTCCTCGTGGCCCTCCTGCGGGCCAGCGGGCTCAAGGCCGGCTTCAGCTACCAGCGGCTCGCCAACCGGAACGGCACCTTCTCGCTCCACGGCCTCGCCGCGGTGGACCTGCCGGGCGTGGGCTGGTACCGGCTCGACCCGCGGGGCAACAAGCTCTGGCTCGACGCCCGGTTCGACCCGCCCCACGAGCGGCTCGCCTACGCCGCGACCGGGCCGGGCGAGTGGGACTCGCGCTCGGTCTGGGCCGAGCCACTCCCCGAGGTGATCGCCGCGCTGCGCGCCCCCGGCAGCGTGTCGGACGTGGTGGCGCACCTCCCGGATCACCCGGTCCCGCCGGAGCCGGCCCGGAGCTGA
- a CDS encoding TlyA family RNA methyltransferase, whose translation MKKQRIDLLLVERGLAESRTRAQALVMAGAVVAGEARVDKPGALVDPDLPLRIKGDAAPQRYVSRGALKLEKGLAAFPVDPRGKVCADLGASTGGFTDLLLQRGARKVYAVDVGYGQLHPKVRNDPRVVVRERENARHLTAEALGERVDLAVGDLSFISLKLVLPAVRAILADGGEAILLVKPQFEVGKGEVGKGGVVRDEAKRREALEAVAAAAGALGFEVLGHAESPIEGPAGNREWLLGLRLAGRP comes from the coding sequence GTGAAGAAGCAGCGCATCGACCTCCTGCTGGTGGAGCGCGGGCTCGCCGAGTCCCGGACCCGGGCCCAGGCCCTGGTGATGGCGGGCGCGGTGGTCGCGGGCGAGGCCCGGGTGGACAAGCCCGGCGCGCTGGTGGACCCGGACCTGCCGCTCCGGATCAAGGGCGACGCCGCGCCGCAGCGGTACGTCTCGCGCGGCGCGCTCAAGCTGGAGAAGGGGCTCGCGGCGTTCCCGGTGGACCCGCGCGGCAAGGTCTGCGCCGACCTCGGGGCCTCCACCGGCGGCTTCACCGACTTGCTCCTGCAGCGCGGCGCCCGCAAGGTGTACGCCGTGGACGTGGGCTACGGCCAGCTTCACCCGAAGGTCCGCAACGATCCCCGGGTGGTGGTGCGCGAGCGCGAGAACGCGCGGCACCTCACCGCGGAGGCGCTCGGCGAGCGGGTGGACCTGGCGGTGGGCGACCTCTCGTTCATCTCGCTCAAGCTCGTGCTGCCCGCCGTGCGCGCGATCCTGGCCGACGGCGGGGAGGCCATCCTGCTCGTGAAGCCGCAGTTCGAGGTCGGCAAGGGCGAGGTGGGGAAGGGCGGCGTGGTGCGCGACGAGGCGAAGCGGCGCGAGGCGCTCGAGGCGGTGGCCGCCGCGGCCGGGGCGCTCGGGTTCGAGGTGCTCGGCCACGCCGAGTCGCCCATCGAGGGCCCCGCCGGGAACCGCGAGTGGCTGCTCGGCCTGCGGCTCGCGGGGCGGCCGTGA
- the dxs gene encoding 1-deoxy-D-xylulose-5-phosphate synthase — translation MTRLLDRIDSPLDLKRLKPADLPRLCQEIRDEIIATCARNGGHLGASLGAVELNVALHYVLNSPVDSIVFDVGHQAYAHKLLTGRREAFQTIRTEGGLAGFPERHESPHDAFGVGHASTAISAGLGILEARRMNGQAGKVVALVGDGALTGGVAFEGLNQAGYLGRDLLVVLNDNEMSISPNVGALSEWFSKKFASRTFNRWRRTVKDVLTVVPKGPEAIKVIRHAINATKALVTPGILFEGLGFQYVGPVDGHDVVGLVETFKKLLTCDGPVLVHAVTMKGKGYRPAESDAATRGHGLSFFDIATGKSVAKKPAVKAYTDLFAEALCEQMEQDKRVVAITAAMLEGTGLIKAKHRFPERTYDVGIAEQHAVTFAAGLACEGVRPVVAIYSTFLQRAYDQIIHDVALQKLPVTFALDRGGLVGADGKTHQGAFDLAYLRCVPNLVVMAPSDENELRHMLATALAHDGPAAFRFPRGSGVGVQLDPAPKVLPLGKGRVVRQGGARPDVLVASIGTPLAAALTAADELEAEGISVAVVDARFVKPLDEELLCGLARTAKRVVTLEEGCLEGGFGAACLEAFERAKLLPGLQVTRLGLPDEFVTHGDAGKQRAAYGLDAQGVARACRALLGDRAKRTVA, via the coding sequence ATGACCCGCCTGCTCGATCGCATCGACTCCCCGCTCGACCTGAAGCGGCTCAAGCCCGCCGACCTCCCCCGGCTCTGCCAGGAGATCCGCGACGAGATCATCGCCACCTGCGCCAGGAACGGCGGCCACCTCGGCGCGTCGCTCGGCGCCGTCGAGCTCAACGTGGCGCTCCACTACGTCCTCAACTCCCCGGTGGACAGCATCGTGTTCGACGTCGGCCACCAGGCCTACGCGCACAAGCTCCTCACCGGCCGCCGCGAGGCGTTCCAGACCATCCGCACCGAGGGCGGGCTGGCCGGCTTCCCGGAGCGGCACGAGTCGCCCCACGACGCCTTCGGCGTGGGCCACGCCTCCACCGCCATCAGCGCCGGCCTCGGCATCCTCGAGGCGCGCCGCATGAACGGGCAGGCCGGCAAGGTGGTCGCCCTCGTCGGTGACGGCGCCCTCACCGGCGGCGTGGCGTTCGAGGGGCTCAACCAGGCCGGCTACCTCGGGCGCGACCTGCTCGTCGTGCTCAACGACAACGAGATGTCGATCTCGCCCAACGTGGGCGCGCTCTCGGAGTGGTTCTCGAAGAAGTTCGCCTCGCGCACCTTCAACCGCTGGCGCCGCACCGTGAAGGACGTCCTCACGGTGGTGCCGAAGGGGCCGGAGGCCATCAAGGTCATCCGCCACGCCATCAACGCGACCAAGGCGCTCGTCACCCCGGGCATCCTCTTCGAGGGGCTCGGGTTCCAGTACGTCGGGCCGGTGGACGGGCACGACGTGGTGGGGCTGGTCGAGACCTTCAAGAAGCTCCTCACCTGCGACGGCCCGGTGCTGGTGCACGCCGTCACCATGAAGGGCAAGGGCTACCGCCCGGCCGAGAGCGACGCCGCCACCCGCGGCCACGGCCTCTCCTTCTTCGACATCGCCACCGGCAAGAGCGTGGCCAAGAAGCCGGCCGTGAAGGCCTACACCGACCTGTTCGCCGAGGCGCTCTGCGAGCAGATGGAGCAGGACAAGCGGGTGGTCGCCATCACCGCCGCCATGCTCGAGGGGACCGGGCTCATCAAGGCGAAGCACCGGTTCCCGGAGCGCACCTACGACGTCGGCATCGCCGAGCAGCACGCGGTGACCTTCGCCGCCGGGCTCGCCTGCGAGGGCGTCCGGCCCGTGGTCGCCATCTACTCCACCTTCCTGCAGCGGGCCTACGACCAGATCATCCACGACGTGGCGCTGCAGAAGCTGCCGGTCACCTTCGCCCTCGACCGCGGCGGCCTGGTGGGCGCGGACGGCAAGACGCACCAGGGCGCGTTCGACCTCGCCTACCTGCGCTGCGTCCCGAACCTCGTGGTGATGGCGCCGTCGGACGAGAACGAGCTGCGCCACATGCTCGCCACCGCCCTCGCCCACGACGGCCCCGCCGCCTTCCGCTTCCCGCGCGGCTCCGGGGTCGGCGTGCAGCTCGATCCGGCGCCGAAGGTGCTCCCGCTCGGCAAGGGGCGGGTGGTCCGGCAGGGCGGGGCCCGGCCCGACGTGCTCGTGGCCTCGATCGGCACCCCCCTCGCCGCCGCCCTCACCGCCGCCGACGAGCTCGAGGCGGAGGGGATCTCGGTCGCGGTGGTGGACGCCCGCTTCGTGAAGCCGCTCGACGAGGAGCTGCTCTGCGGGCTCGCCCGGACCGCGAAGCGCGTGGTCACCCTGGAGGAGGGCTGCCTCGAGGGCGGCTTCGGCGCCGCCTGCCTCGAGGCGTTCGAGCGCGCGAAGCTCCTGCCCGGGCTCCAGGTCACCCGGCTCGGCCTGCCCGACGAGTTCGTCACCCACGGCGACGCCGGCAAGCAGCGCGCCGCGTACGGCCTCGACGCGCAGGGCGTGGCGCGCGCCTGCCGCGCCCTCCTCGGCGACCGGGCGAAGCGCACCGTCGCGTGA
- a CDS encoding response regulator transcription factor — MSRPKVIIVDDDRDTREMLTLALELEGFEVSQAANGLRLISAMHVDRPDVILLDVMMSWIDGFELCRAIKKNAGFTDIPVIFISARKSVEDERAGMEAGAIDYFPKPLDMDRLIARIREILDQRAAGLATPA, encoded by the coding sequence ATGAGCAGGCCCAAGGTCATCATCGTGGACGACGACCGGGACACCCGCGAGATGCTCACGCTCGCGCTGGAGCTGGAGGGCTTCGAGGTGTCCCAGGCCGCCAACGGCCTGCGGCTCATCTCGGCCATGCACGTCGATCGGCCCGACGTGATCCTGCTCGACGTCATGATGAGCTGGATCGACGGGTTCGAGCTCTGCCGGGCCATCAAGAAGAACGCCGGCTTCACCGACATCCCGGTCATCTTCATCTCGGCCCGCAAGAGCGTGGAGGACGAGCGGGCCGGCATGGAGGCGGGGGCCATCGACTACTTCCCGAAGCCGCTCGACATGGACCGGCTCATCGCCCGCATCCGCGAGATCCTCGACCAGCGGGCGGCCGGCCTCGCGACCCCCGCCTAG
- the xseB gene encoding exodeoxyribonuclease VII small subunit: MSPTSERPNAKDDSQAGEAYDALVARLEQVVGELESGSLPLEASIEKFAEGVRLAREASRKLDEAERRVEVLVRNADGGEEAVPLEAAGKGNG; encoded by the coding sequence TTGAGCCCGACCAGCGAACGCCCGAACGCGAAGGACGACAGTCAGGCCGGCGAGGCGTACGACGCGCTGGTGGCGCGGCTCGAGCAGGTGGTGGGCGAGCTCGAGTCCGGCAGCCTGCCGCTCGAGGCGTCGATCGAGAAGTTCGCCGAGGGCGTCCGCCTGGCGCGCGAGGCGAGCCGCAAGCTCGACGAGGCGGAGCGGCGGGTGGAGGTCCTGGTGCGCAACGCCGACGGCGGGGAGGAGGCGGTCCCGCTCGAGGCCGCGGGCAAGGGCAACGGATGA
- the xseA gene encoding exodeoxyribonuclease VII large subunit, producing the protein MAARAGETGDLFAQVKPRAISVSELTRALRVAVEPRFKDVWVSGEVANLRRQSSGHLYFSLKDEGACVNAVVWASAARRLPFAPKDGQEVLARGFVEIYPPHGKYQLVVNELEPRGAGAQALLLQQLKERLLAEGLLDPARKRALPFLPRRVGVATSPTAAALKDFLRVLHARFPGLPVLVAPCRVQGAGAAATVTAAVKGLCRAGVDVIVVTRGGGSQEDLFEFNDERLARALAACPVPVVSAVGHEIDVTVADLVADVRAATPTHAAELVAPVKDELEAGLRALRARLTRAAGEAVAGRRRELRALKAELSDPKHLLSEQRHRLEDLLRAGEGSVRERLREERQRQESLRGRLQRQEPRARLRLLASRAEAATRRLGSWQAATFRREELRLERLKSRLAPANVAEVLKRGFALALAQDRVLRRSGEAAAGDALRLALSEGWLDVVVTGVDAGSDPLPGRSRAGEPGSGPGKTASVERGSTRD; encoded by the coding sequence GTGGCGGCCAGGGCAGGCGAGACGGGCGATCTCTTCGCGCAGGTGAAGCCGCGCGCGATCTCGGTGTCCGAGCTGACGCGGGCGCTGCGGGTCGCGGTCGAGCCGCGCTTCAAGGACGTCTGGGTCTCGGGCGAGGTGGCGAACCTGCGCCGGCAGTCGAGCGGCCACCTCTACTTCTCGCTCAAGGACGAGGGCGCCTGCGTCAACGCGGTGGTCTGGGCGTCGGCGGCCCGGCGGCTCCCGTTCGCGCCCAAGGACGGGCAGGAGGTGCTGGCGCGCGGCTTCGTCGAGATCTACCCGCCCCACGGCAAGTACCAGCTCGTCGTGAACGAGCTCGAGCCGCGGGGCGCGGGCGCGCAGGCGCTCCTGCTCCAGCAGCTCAAGGAGCGGCTCCTCGCCGAGGGGCTCCTCGACCCGGCCCGCAAGCGCGCGCTCCCGTTCCTGCCCCGCCGGGTGGGGGTGGCCACCAGCCCCACCGCCGCGGCGCTCAAGGACTTCCTCCGCGTCCTGCACGCCCGCTTCCCGGGGCTGCCGGTGCTGGTGGCGCCCTGCCGGGTGCAGGGGGCGGGGGCGGCGGCCACCGTGACCGCCGCGGTGAAGGGGCTCTGCCGAGCCGGGGTGGACGTCATCGTCGTCACCCGCGGCGGCGGGTCGCAGGAGGATCTCTTCGAGTTCAACGACGAGCGGCTGGCGCGGGCGCTCGCCGCCTGCCCGGTGCCGGTGGTGAGCGCGGTCGGGCACGAGATCGACGTCACCGTGGCCGACCTGGTCGCCGACGTGCGGGCCGCCACGCCGACGCACGCCGCCGAGCTGGTCGCGCCGGTGAAGGACGAGCTCGAGGCCGGGCTCCGCGCGCTCCGCGCCAGGCTCACGCGGGCGGCGGGCGAGGCGGTGGCGGGGCGGCGGCGCGAGCTGCGGGCGCTCAAGGCGGAGCTCTCCGATCCGAAGCACCTTCTCTCCGAGCAGCGCCACCGGCTCGAGGATCTGCTGCGCGCCGGGGAGGGGAGCGTCCGCGAGCGGCTCCGGGAGGAGCGGCAGCGGCAGGAGTCCCTGCGGGGCCGGCTCCAGCGCCAGGAGCCGCGGGCACGCCTCCGCCTGCTCGCGTCCCGGGCAGAGGCCGCCACGCGCCGCCTCGGTTCGTGGCAGGCCGCCACCTTCCGTCGCGAGGAGCTCCGGCTGGAAAGGCTGAAGTCCCGGCTCGCTCCGGCCAACGTGGCGGAGGTGCTGAAGCGCGGCTTCGCTCTTGCACTCGCGCAGGACCGGGTGCTCCGGCGCAGCGGCGAGGCGGCCGCCGGTGACGCGCTGCGTCTGGCGCTGTCCGAGGGCTGGCTCGACGTGGTGGTGACCGGGGTCGATGCAGGAAGCGATCCGTTGCCGGGCCGGTCGCGCGCCGGGGAACCCGGAAGCGGGCCGGGGAAGACCGCCTCGGTTGAACGGGGTTCCACTCGTGATTAG
- the otsB gene encoding trehalose-phosphatase — MLDILASRHLPELRRLAEGRLLVAFDYDGCLAPLARTPQGAHMRPGTKRLLAALAERYPVAVVSGRAWKDAAAFVSGACATVVGNHGFEHGCAREVPRATVARVRRWVGALEAALEGVDGYFIEDKVSTLSIHYGLKRQWRRVEEAVHAAAAGLDGARLVHGKHVLNCVPASFPNKGDAVRRLLKETGSAQAIFCGDDVTDEDVFALGPPRVEGVRVGPGASKARWRLRSQEDMDALLSTLLELRAPARAGRRAAGQR; from the coding sequence ATGCTGGACATCCTCGCCTCGCGCCACCTGCCCGAGCTCCGCCGCCTGGCGGAGGGCAGGCTCCTCGTCGCCTTCGACTACGACGGCTGCCTCGCGCCGCTCGCCCGCACCCCGCAGGGCGCCCACATGCGCCCGGGCACCAAGCGGCTCCTCGCGGCGCTGGCGGAGCGCTACCCGGTGGCGGTGGTCTCCGGCCGCGCCTGGAAGGACGCCGCCGCCTTCGTGTCCGGCGCCTGCGCCACCGTGGTCGGCAACCACGGCTTCGAGCACGGCTGCGCCCGCGAGGTCCCCCGGGCCACCGTGGCCCGCGTCCGGCGCTGGGTCGGCGCGCTCGAGGCCGCGCTCGAGGGAGTGGACGGCTACTTCATCGAGGACAAGGTCTCGACGCTCTCGATCCACTACGGGCTGAAGCGGCAGTGGCGCCGGGTGGAGGAGGCGGTGCACGCCGCCGCGGCCGGCCTCGACGGCGCCCGGCTGGTGCACGGCAAGCACGTCCTCAACTGCGTCCCGGCGAGCTTCCCGAACAAGGGCGACGCGGTCCGCCGGCTCCTGAAGGAGACCGGGAGCGCGCAGGCCATCTTCTGCGGGGACGACGTGACCGACGAGGACGTGTTCGCGCTCGGCCCCCCGCGGGTCGAGGGCGTGCGCGTCGGCCCGGGCGCCTCGAAGGCCCGGTGGCGGCTCCGCTCGCAGGAGGACATGGACGCCCTCCTCTCCACCCTCCTCGAGCTGCGCGCGCCCGCCCGGGCCGGCCGGCGCGCCGCGGGGCAGCGCTAG
- the hemH gene encoding ferrochelatase, which yields MKTAVFLMNLGGPRSLDEVEPYLYDLFSDPAVLSIPLGPVRRLLAKLISHFRAPSSAEKYQLIGGRSPLVEGTQAQARALEAALGPDFSCHLAMRCGHPDTAEGVAEALAAGATQAVALPLYPQWANATTRSSLEELRRRWPRELPLAEVCTYHDHPGYLDASAAALSETLAIVPPELREKLLVVFSAHGLPMSQVKKGDPYPDYVEISSRGAAERAGVAGSYQVTYQSRVGPVKWLGPDTIDFLREHAHGKAVVTVPVAFVSEHLETLYDLDILARAAAEEAGAAGYWRVPALGTRPAFVEALADVVRQGLAAGARAA from the coding sequence ATGAAGACCGCGGTCTTCCTGATGAACCTGGGCGGGCCGCGGAGCCTCGACGAGGTCGAGCCTTACCTGTACGACCTCTTCAGCGACCCGGCCGTGCTGTCGATCCCGCTCGGCCCGGTGCGGCGGCTGCTCGCGAAGCTCATCAGCCACTTCCGCGCCCCGTCCTCGGCGGAGAAGTACCAGCTCATCGGCGGCCGCTCGCCCCTCGTCGAGGGGACGCAGGCGCAGGCGCGGGCGCTCGAGGCGGCCCTCGGCCCCGACTTCAGCTGCCACCTCGCGATGCGCTGTGGCCACCCCGACACCGCCGAGGGCGTCGCCGAGGCGCTCGCCGCCGGCGCCACGCAGGCGGTCGCCCTGCCGCTCTACCCGCAGTGGGCCAACGCCACCACCCGCAGCTCGCTCGAGGAGCTGCGCCGGCGCTGGCCGCGCGAGCTGCCCCTCGCCGAGGTCTGCACCTACCACGACCACCCCGGCTACCTGGACGCCTCCGCGGCGGCGCTCTCCGAGACCCTGGCGATCGTCCCGCCCGAGCTCCGGGAGAAGCTGCTCGTGGTGTTCAGCGCCCACGGGCTGCCCATGAGCCAGGTGAAGAAGGGCGACCCGTACCCCGACTACGTCGAGATCTCCTCGCGCGGCGCCGCCGAGCGCGCCGGGGTGGCGGGCTCGTACCAGGTCACCTACCAGAGCCGCGTCGGGCCGGTGAAGTGGCTCGGGCCCGACACCATCGACTTCCTCCGCGAGCACGCCCACGGCAAGGCGGTGGTGACCGTCCCCGTCGCCTTCGTCTCCGAGCACCTCGAGACCCTCTACGATCTCGACATCCTGGCGCGGGCCGCGGCAGAGGAGGCCGGCGCCGCCGGCTACTGGCGCGTGCCGGCGCTCGGCACGCGGCCGGCCTTCGTCGAGGCCCTCGCCGACGTGGTCCGCCAGGGGCTCGCCGCGGGCGCCCGCGCCGCCTAG
- the hemN gene encoding oxygen-independent coproporphyrinogen III oxidase — MIQIPPLELIKKYDRPGPRYTSYPTAPEWTEAFGAQAYEEHLARADAQGGPVSIYVHLPFCREMCRFCGCNVIATHDRTRPDGYLDVLEKEVALVAARLPHRREVTQLHWGGGTPTFLDLKQLQRCHDILTKHFHVPKEAEQSIEVDPAITSRAQVELLARLGFNRISMGVQDFEPRVQQAVGRIQTEKETADLVQAARDNGFEGVNLDLIYGLPFQTLDSWRHTLERILAIHPDRMAVFGYAHVPWAKPHQKLLPVSELPTTEQRVQLFLTAAETFGNAGYRQIGLDHFALESDELARAQDEGYLTRNFQGYTTRHADETVAFGMTSISDVGGCYAQNAHRLKDWGDLVEAGKLPVQKGTVQTADDVLRRFTINRVMCLFRLDLREIAEKFGAEARQTIEASLQTGVKELQADGLVTFDGDLLSVTPLGRLLVRNVAMLFDAYLPKHAGQKTTFSRTV, encoded by the coding sequence GTGATCCAGATCCCGCCGTTGGAGCTCATCAAGAAGTACGACCGGCCCGGCCCGCGCTACACGAGCTACCCCACGGCGCCGGAGTGGACCGAGGCCTTCGGCGCGCAGGCGTACGAGGAGCACCTCGCCCGCGCCGACGCGCAGGGCGGCCCGGTCTCGATCTACGTCCACCTGCCGTTCTGCCGCGAGATGTGCCGGTTCTGCGGCTGCAACGTCATCGCGACCCACGATCGCACGCGCCCCGACGGCTACCTCGACGTGCTCGAGAAGGAGGTGGCGCTGGTGGCCGCGCGCCTCCCGCACCGGCGCGAGGTGACGCAGCTCCACTGGGGCGGCGGCACCCCCACCTTCCTCGACCTGAAGCAGCTGCAGCGCTGCCACGACATCCTCACGAAGCACTTCCACGTGCCGAAGGAGGCGGAGCAGTCGATCGAGGTCGATCCGGCCATCACCAGCCGGGCCCAGGTGGAGCTCCTCGCCAGGCTCGGGTTCAACCGCATCTCCATGGGCGTGCAGGACTTCGAGCCCCGCGTCCAGCAGGCGGTCGGCCGGATCCAGACCGAGAAGGAGACCGCCGACCTCGTGCAGGCGGCCCGGGACAACGGCTTCGAGGGCGTGAACCTCGACCTCATCTACGGCCTGCCGTTCCAGACGCTCGACAGCTGGCGGCACACGCTCGAGCGGATCCTCGCCATCCACCCCGACCGCATGGCGGTGTTCGGGTACGCGCACGTGCCCTGGGCGAAGCCGCACCAGAAGCTCCTGCCGGTCTCCGAGCTCCCCACCACCGAGCAGCGGGTGCAGCTCTTCCTCACCGCCGCCGAGACCTTCGGCAACGCCGGCTACCGGCAGATCGGCCTCGACCACTTCGCGCTCGAGTCGGACGAGCTGGCGCGGGCGCAGGACGAGGGCTACCTCACCCGCAACTTCCAGGGCTACACCACCCGCCACGCCGACGAGACCGTCGCCTTCGGCATGACGTCGATCTCCGACGTCGGCGGCTGCTACGCCCAGAACGCCCACCGGCTCAAGGACTGGGGCGATCTCGTCGAGGCCGGCAAGCTCCCGGTCCAGAAGGGCACGGTGCAGACCGCCGACGACGTGCTCCGCCGGTTCACCATCAACCGGGTCATGTGCCTCTTCCGGCTCGACCTGCGCGAGATCGCCGAGAAGTTCGGCGCCGAGGCGCGCCAGACCATCGAGGCCTCGCTCCAGACCGGGGTGAAGGAGCTCCAGGCCGACGGGCTCGTCACCTTCGACGGCGACCTCCTCTCGGTGACGCCGCTCGGGCGGCTGCTGGTCCGGAACGTGGCGATGCTCTTCGACGCCTACCTGCCGAAGCACGCCGGCCAGAAGACCACCTTCTCGAGGACGGTGTAG
- the hemE gene encoding uroporphyrinogen decarboxylase: MSPTAHRFLKACRREPVDRLPVWLMRQAGRYQASYRAVRQKVSFLELCRSPELIAQVTAAPIDEFGFDAAILFSDILVALPAMGLDLSFEKGEKGKGDGGPKIGNPVRDRAAIDALRVPDPVKDLPYVLDGVKAIRRVLADRVPLIGFVGGPFTVASYAVEGGSQGFTRLKTMLYADPAAAHALFDKLTEAAIVQLQAQVSAGAQAVQIFESWLGELSREDLEEFSFPYLARIAEAMRPLGVPSIIFSTGTSTHLQPLSRLGYDVVGFDWRIPLAEARRQLPGVAVQGNLDSTLLLGPKETLLARAKALLEAAGSEPGYIFNLGHGIQPPTPPENVKALVDLVHGWPVNQERA, encoded by the coding sequence ATGAGCCCGACCGCCCATCGCTTCCTCAAGGCCTGCCGCCGCGAACCCGTCGATCGCCTCCCCGTCTGGCTCATGCGCCAGGCCGGGCGCTACCAGGCGAGCTACCGCGCCGTGCGGCAGAAGGTGAGCTTCCTCGAGCTCTGCCGCTCGCCGGAGCTCATCGCCCAGGTCACCGCGGCGCCCATCGACGAGTTCGGCTTCGACGCCGCCATCCTCTTCTCCGACATCCTCGTGGCGCTGCCGGCCATGGGCCTCGACCTCTCGTTCGAGAAGGGCGAGAAGGGCAAGGGCGACGGCGGGCCGAAGATCGGCAACCCGGTCCGCGACCGCGCCGCCATCGACGCCCTGCGCGTCCCCGATCCGGTGAAGGACCTGCCCTACGTCCTCGACGGCGTGAAGGCCATCCGGCGCGTCCTCGCCGACCGCGTGCCGCTCATCGGCTTCGTGGGCGGCCCGTTCACGGTCGCGAGCTACGCGGTCGAGGGCGGGAGCCAGGGCTTCACCCGGCTCAAGACGATGCTCTACGCCGACCCGGCGGCGGCCCACGCCCTCTTCGACAAGCTGACCGAGGCGGCCATCGTGCAGCTCCAGGCCCAGGTGTCGGCCGGCGCCCAGGCGGTCCAGATCTTCGAGAGCTGGCTCGGCGAGCTCTCGCGCGAGGACCTGGAGGAGTTCAGCTTCCCGTACCTCGCCCGCATCGCCGAGGCGATGCGCCCGCTCGGCGTGCCCTCGATCATCTTCTCGACCGGGACCAGCACCCACCTGCAGCCGCTGTCCCGGCTCGGCTACGACGTGGTCGGCTTCGACTGGCGCATCCCGCTCGCCGAGGCCCGCCGCCAGCTCCCCGGCGTCGCGGTCCAGGGCAACCTCGACTCCACGCTCCTCCTCGGCCCCAAGGAGACGCTGCTCGCCCGGGCGAAGGCGCTCCTGGAAGCCGCGGGCTCCGAGCCCGGTTACATCTTCAACCTCGGCCACGGCATCCAGCCGCCGACCCCGCCGGAGAACGTCAAGGCGCTGGTCGACCTGGTGCACGGCTGGCCGGTGAACCAGGAGCGCGCGTGA